A genome region from Ottowia testudinis includes the following:
- a CDS encoding TPM domain-containing protein — protein sequence MRLAHVLKALAAIFFIAYSVLAAHAQPLLPVPPLTSHVIDTSGTLQPAAIAALDAKLATLERDKGSQVVVLMVPATAPEDIAAFANRVGNAWKIGRKDVGDGLIVLVAVKDRRMRIEVAKTLEGAIPDIAAKHIIDEAMAPHFRQGDYAAGLDAAIDQIGARIRGEPLPPVTQATQGRGGQDSGGFGFGIVEIAILLFLLVPVISAVARGIFGRKLGALATGAGVGGVAFLVTASVWIAVVAGMVALLFALFSGMAAALPQARGRGGGWGGPVILPPSGGSWGGGGGGFGGFGSGGGGDFGGGGASGGW from the coding sequence TTGCGTCTCGCGCACGTCCTGAAAGCGCTGGCAGCTATATTTTTTATAGCTTACTCGGTATTGGCCGCGCACGCGCAGCCGCTGCTGCCCGTGCCGCCGCTGACCAGCCACGTGATCGACACGTCGGGCACGCTGCAGCCGGCCGCGATCGCCGCGCTGGACGCCAAGCTGGCGACGCTGGAGCGCGATAAGGGCTCGCAGGTGGTGGTGCTGATGGTGCCGGCCACGGCGCCGGAGGACATCGCCGCCTTCGCCAACCGCGTCGGCAACGCCTGGAAGATCGGCCGCAAGGACGTGGGCGACGGCCTGATCGTGCTGGTGGCGGTGAAAGACCGCCGCATGCGCATCGAGGTCGCCAAGACGCTGGAAGGCGCTATCCCCGACATCGCCGCCAAGCACATCATCGACGAGGCCATGGCGCCGCACTTCCGCCAGGGCGACTACGCGGCCGGACTCGACGCCGCCATCGACCAGATCGGCGCGCGCATCCGCGGCGAGCCGCTGCCGCCGGTGACGCAGGCCACTCAGGGGCGCGGCGGCCAGGACAGCGGCGGCTTTGGCTTTGGCATCGTCGAGATCGCGATCCTGCTGTTCCTCCTGGTGCCGGTCATCAGCGCCGTGGCGCGCGGCATCTTCGGGCGCAAGCTGGGCGCGCTGGCCACTGGCGCCGGCGTGGGCGGCGTGGCATTTCTGGTCACGGCCAGCGTGTGGATCGCCGTGGTGGCCGGCATGGTGGCTCTGCTGTTCGCGCTGTTCAGTGGCATGGCGGCGGCGCTGCCGCAGGCGCGTGGGCGCGGCGGCGGCTGGGGCGGCCCGGTGATTCTGCCGCCTTCAGGCGGCAGCTGGGGCGGCGGCGGCGGCGGTTTTGGCGGCTTCGGCTCAGGCGGTGGCGGTGATTTTGGTGGCGGCGGCGCCAGCGGCGGGTGGTAA
- a CDS encoding cyclic nucleotide-binding domain-containing protein yields MFSGKARTGESVQIKAAALLITEGALVELSAADAREVVGYMRPERIKAGEIVIREGEITRNDFMALLLDGEVTVENSVAAAHDSMVVSVLGPGSLIGDMGIIDGGPRSATCTASTDLALAVLTREALTRLMDTHPSVAARLLLAMSKRIADHLRETNRKLMTFAQVSKALQQELDAAHGVNKRLLDQLAAQGEKPAAA; encoded by the coding sequence ATGTTTTCAGGCAAAGCCCGGACGGGCGAGAGCGTCCAGATCAAGGCGGCGGCACTGCTGATCACCGAGGGTGCGCTGGTCGAGCTCAGCGCCGCCGATGCGCGCGAGGTGGTGGGCTATATGCGGCCAGAGCGCATCAAGGCCGGCGAGATCGTCATCCGCGAAGGCGAGATCACGCGCAATGACTTCATGGCGCTGCTGCTCGACGGCGAGGTCACGGTCGAAAACTCGGTGGCGGCGGCGCACGACAGCATGGTGGTGTCGGTGCTGGGGCCCGGCAGTCTGATCGGTGACATGGGCATCATCGACGGCGGTCCGCGCTCGGCCACCTGCACGGCATCCACCGACCTGGCGCTGGCGGTGCTGACGCGCGAAGCGTTGACGCGCCTGATGGACACGCACCCGAGCGTGGCCGCGCGCCTGTTGCTGGCGATGTCCAAGCGCATTGCCGATCATCTGCGCGAAACCAACCGCAAGCTGATGACCTTTGCGCAGGTCAGCAAGGCCTTGCAGCAGGAACTGGACGCGGCGCACGGCGTGAACAAGCGCCTGCTTGATCAGCTGGCGGCGCAAGGCGAGAAGCCGGCCGCCGCATAG
- a CDS encoding YybH family protein codes for MPKSRYRAAQFGGSADEVETAFYEALHNADLEQLMACWADEDEIVCVHPGGPRLVGAAAIRQAFEQMFGAGAIHATPERLRRVEALGAAVHNVLERVDQHTAEGVRRAWVVATNVYLKTAHGWRLVAHHASPGRSEVAEVTQHAHLLH; via the coding sequence ATGCCCAAGTCACGCTACCGCGCCGCCCAGTTCGGCGGCTCCGCCGACGAGGTCGAGACGGCGTTCTACGAAGCGCTGCACAACGCCGACCTGGAGCAGCTCATGGCCTGCTGGGCCGACGAGGACGAGATCGTCTGCGTGCACCCCGGCGGCCCGCGGCTGGTCGGCGCCGCCGCCATCCGGCAGGCGTTCGAACAGATGTTCGGCGCCGGCGCCATCCACGCCACGCCCGAGCGCCTGCGCCGCGTTGAAGCCCTTGGCGCCGCCGTGCACAACGTGCTCGAGCGCGTCGATCAGCACACCGCCGAGGGCGTGCGCCGCGCCTGGGTGGTGGCCACCAACGTGTACCTGAAGACCGCGCACGGCTGGCGCCTGGTGGCGCACCACGCCAGCCCCGGGCGCAGCGAGGTGGCCGAGGTGACGCAGCACGCGCACTTGCTGCATTGA
- a CDS encoding TPM domain-containing protein → MLQTLTRLIRHRWLDHTDARRAVPAPLAEQLRRRVAASEQRHSGEVRICVEGGLPTSYLWRHLRDGVPMQHIVRQRALMMFAKLRVWDTHDNNGVLIYLLLAENAIELVADRGVARHVEPAVWQAVVAHLGEELRQGHFEEGLTRALEEVSAVLVAHFPQADDGTAPPAPNQLPDEPVLR, encoded by the coding sequence ATGCTCCAGACCCTGACGCGCCTGATCCGCCACCGCTGGCTCGACCACACCGATGCCCGGCGCGCCGTGCCGGCGCCGCTGGCCGAGCAATTGCGCCGTCGCGTGGCCGCCAGCGAGCAACGCCACAGCGGCGAGGTGCGCATCTGCGTCGAAGGCGGCTTGCCCACCAGTTACCTGTGGAGGCATCTGCGCGACGGCGTGCCCATGCAGCACATAGTGCGCCAGCGCGCGCTGATGATGTTCGCCAAGCTGCGCGTGTGGGACACCCATGACAACAATGGCGTGCTGATCTATTTGCTGCTGGCCGAAAACGCCATCGAACTGGTGGCCGACCGTGGCGTGGCGCGGCATGTCGAACCCGCCGTCTGGCAGGCTGTGGTGGCGCACCTGGGCGAAGAGCTGCGCCAGGGCCACTTCGAAGAGGGCCTGACGCGCGCGCTGGAAGAGGTTTCGGCGGTGCTGGTGGCGCACTTTCCCCAAGCCGACGACGGCACGGCGCCACCGGCGCCCAATCAATTGCCGGACGAACCGGTGCTGCGCTGA
- a CDS encoding LemA family protein, protein MKSWLIKIGALLALAASLTGCGYNDFQRLDETTKSAWSEVVNQYQRRADLIDNLVNTVKGEAKFEQDTLNQVISARAKATSIQVTPETLNNPEAFKQFQAAQGELSSALSRLMVTVERYPDLKANKAFADLRVALEGTENRIAVARNRYIEAVKDYNVLARSFPTNLTGMVFGYKPKENFTVANEAAISTAPRVDFGTSPAPAASR, encoded by the coding sequence ATGAAAAGCTGGCTCATCAAGATTGGTGCGCTGCTGGCCCTGGCCGCGTCGCTGACCGGCTGCGGTTACAACGACTTTCAGCGCCTGGATGAGACCACCAAGTCGGCCTGGAGCGAAGTGGTCAACCAGTACCAGCGCCGCGCTGATTTGATCGACAACCTGGTCAATACCGTCAAGGGCGAGGCCAAGTTCGAGCAGGACACGCTCAACCAGGTCATCTCGGCCCGCGCCAAGGCCACCAGCATCCAGGTCACGCCCGAGACGCTGAACAACCCCGAGGCGTTCAAGCAGTTCCAGGCCGCGCAGGGCGAGCTCTCCAGCGCCCTGAGCCGCCTGATGGTGACGGTGGAGCGCTACCCCGACCTGAAGGCCAACAAGGCGTTTGCCGACCTGCGCGTGGCGCTGGAAGGCACCGAGAATCGCATCGCGGTGGCGCGCAACCGCTACATCGAGGCGGTGAAGGATTACAACGTGCTCGCGCGCAGCTTTCCAACCAATCTGACGGGCATGGTCTTCGGCTACAAGCCGAAGGAGAACTTCACCGTGGCCAATGAGGCGGCGATTTCCACCGCGCCGCGCGTCGACTTTGGCACCAGCCCGGCGCCGGCGGCCTCGCGCTGA
- a CDS encoding F0F1 ATP synthase subunit epsilon, translated as MANTIHVDVVSAEESIFSGEATFVALPGEAGELGIYPRHTPLITRIKPGAVRVMTPSGGEEFIFVAGGILEVQPNVVTVLSDTAIRGKDLDEAKASEARKDAEEALKNAKSEIDMARATSELAILAAQIAALRKYRQKR; from the coding sequence ATGGCCAACACCATTCACGTCGATGTGGTCAGCGCCGAGGAGTCGATCTTCTCGGGCGAGGCCACGTTCGTTGCGCTGCCCGGCGAAGCCGGCGAGTTGGGCATCTACCCGCGCCACACGCCGCTGATCACGCGCATCAAGCCGGGTGCCGTGCGCGTAATGACACCCTCCGGCGGCGAGGAATTCATCTTCGTTGCCGGCGGCATTCTCGAAGTGCAGCCCAATGTCGTCACCGTCTTGTCTGATACCGCGATCCGCGGCAAGGATCTGGACGAGGCCAAGGCCTCTGAAGCCCGCAAGGACGCCGAGGAGGCCCTTAAAAACGCCAAAAGCGAGATCGACATGGCCCGCGCGACGTCCGAACTGGCGATCCTGGCGGCCCAGATCGCCGCGCTGCGCAAATACCGCCAGAAACGTTGA